The Bacillus alveayuensis sequence TATTTAAAGACTCCATTTTAATCAAAATATTTTCAATTTCTTTTTTGTCATCATCCGTTAAATAAGGCAAAGATTTTACAACAGCCAAGCTTTCTAAAGCAGTGCGAATCGAATAAATTTCTTCAATATCTTCTTCTGTTATCGGTGTAGCAACAGCACCTTTATGAGGTTCTATTTTGACGAGGCCTTCAACAGCTAATTGCTGCAAAGCTTCCCGGATAGGCATGCGGCTAACACCAAGCTTGGAAGCCCATTCCTCTTGAACGACTCTATCCCCTTTTTTAAGAGTTCCATTAAGGATCGCTTCCCGCAATTTTTTTGTAACAAATTGTTGAACTGTGTTTTTATGATGATTAGGTGCAGAACTTTTTTCATCCAATAGAAACACTTCCTATCTATAGATTGGATACAATAATAGTAGCATTATATTTTTAAAAAATCAATATTTTTTGAATAATGAACAATAATATTAGTAAAAATAAGGATTATTGAGGGGGAGTAGCTATATATTTTTTATTTCTTTTTAAAAATTGGATACAATATTACACGCTCTCATTAATAAATGAATAAAAAAATCCTTTCTAACGCTAAATTGGTTAGAAAGGATTTTTTAAAGATAAGAATTAATTTTTATAAGAGCAATATGGACGTAGCTTTACTCCAATAATACTTCCTACAAATGCGGCTGCAAACCAAAGCCAGCCGTGCATACTAAAGGAAGCAATCCCATCAAAATAAGCACCAATATTACAACCGAAGGAAAGGCGGGCGCCATACCCCATTAATACACCACCGATTAATGCCCCGACTGTCATACGTGTTGGACGCTTCCATTGAATAGCTTTTGCATAGCGACCAGCAAAAGCAGCTGCTAATAATGCTCCAAACATTATACTAATATCCATAACGGTTGTAACATCTTGATACAATGGATTTTGGAGTGCAGCCAATTTGCCTGGATCTTGCCAATAAGCCCATTCTTCTGGTTGAGCTCCAAACAATTGAACAAATTTTGCACCCCAAAGAGCAAACGCCGACGTAATTCCCCATGGTTTCCCTTGAACCATTAAAATAAGTGCATTAACAACAGCTAAAATGATACCGCCTAGAACGAGTGGCCAAGGTCCTTTCCAAATCGCTTTCCAGCCATGGGGATTGTTTAAATTTGTTGAAATGAGCTTACCGTAGCGGCGTTTTTCAATGACAATTGATATATAGTAAACAAAAGCTAACATGGCAAATTGAATGAGAAATCCAAATCCTACACCAAAATTTTCAATAAGAGAAATTGGCTCAAAGTGAGGGGTATTTAACCAAAAATCAAAATGAGTTGTCGCAATAACTGAACCAGCAATAAATCCAACTAATGTTACGATTCCATTCGTATCTCCGCCACCAATATGGTAAAGGGTACCAGAAGCACACCCGTCACCTATCTGCATGCCAATTCCGAATAGAAACGCCCCAACTAGCACGGATATTCCAACAGGAAAAACATATCCGGATACAGGGTGACCAAACATGGAACCTTTTAATAGTAATGGTAAAAATAATACATTAGCCGCAAGCATCATGATCATTTGGGCTCGAATTCCTTCCCCTTGGCGGTACAAAATAAATTTTCTCCATGCAGAAGTAAAGCCAAATCGAGCTTGGTACAATACGAATCCGCCAATACCCCCTAACACATATAAAAGTGATTGTGCTAAAGATACTTTAAAATATAAAAATAAAGCCCCGCCAATTAAAACAGTTAAAGCGATCAAAATAATGAAATCTGTTAAGTTTTTTGGTTTACTTTCTGCTTGTTTTGTGTGTATAGTTGATTCTTTTTTCGCTAAAACAGTCATTTATCATTCCTCCTTTTCTATAACATATAATATATAATAAAACCAACAGAAATTGTAGGATTTTGCTTAAACGTACCACAATAAAACTGTTGACAAACGAACGGCTTAGTCAAAGCTCTTTTTATAAACCTATGTATTTAATTAGGTTCTGTGTCTCCTGCCAACTGATAAATTTTTGTAATTTTATGCTGGAACTGATCAAGATGGACAAACCTAGCCTCTCTTAGTACTTCTTTTCCATCGACATATAATATGAGAACAGGTGCAGTAAAAATAGACAGATGACCTGCTAATTCTGGAACATCATCGACATTTATAAAAGCCATCTGTATTTTTGGCAACTTAGCCATCACTTCTTGCACTTTTGGAACTAAAGCATGACAAACACTACAATTTGTTTTAGAAATGTAGAGAAAGGCTAAATGATGATTGCCAATGAATTTCTCCACTTCATCTATTGAAATTAAAACACGATTTGATTTCAAAATGGTTGCGCCTCCTTTCCGAAATATTATATAGCTTTAGCTTTTTTAGGCGAGAGGTTATTGATCAAGTGCTAACCTTTCTATTTCATAAAATGCTTCTACGATTTTCATGCTATCGACAGGAATATTCATGAGATGGATCGACTCATCTGGCTTTATTGCTT is a genomic window containing:
- a CDS encoding putative membrane protein YedE/YeeE (product_source=COG2391; cog=COG2391; ko=KO:K07112; pfam=PF04143; transmembrane_helix_parts=Inside_1_21,TMhelix_22_44,Outside_45_47,TMhelix_48_65,Inside_66_85,TMhelix_86_105,Outside_106_114,TMhelix_115_137,Inside_138_157,TMhelix_158_180,Outside_181_194,TMhelix_195_217,Inside_218_237,TMhelix_238_260,Outside_261_311,TMhelix_312_334,Inside_335_346,TMhelix_347_366,Outside_367_375,TMhelix_376_398,Inside_399_408), with translation MTVLAKKESTIHTKQAESKPKNLTDFIILIALTVLIGGALFLYFKVSLAQSLLYVLGGIGGFVLYQARFGFTSAWRKFILYRQGEGIRAQMIMMLAANVLFLPLLLKGSMFGHPVSGYVFPVGISVLVGAFLFGIGMQIGDGCASGTLYHIGGGDTNGIVTLVGFIAGSVIATTHFDFWLNTPHFEPISLIENFGVGFGFLIQFAMLAFVYYISIVIEKRRYGKLISTNLNNPHGWKAIWKGPWPLVLGGIILAVVNALILMVQGKPWGITSAFALWGAKFVQLFGAQPEEWAYWQDPGKLAALQNPLYQDVTTVMDISIMFGALLAAAFAGRYAKAIQWKRPTRMTVGALIGGVLMGYGARLSFGCNIGAYFDGIASFSMHGWLWFAAAFVGSIIGVKLRPYCSYKN
- a CDS encoding thiol-disulfide isomerase/thioredoxin (product_source=COG0526; cath_funfam=3.40.30.10; cog=COG0526; pfam=PF00085; superfamily=52833), which codes for MKSNRVLISIDEVEKFIGNHHLAFLYISKTNCSVCHALVPKVQEVMAKLPKIQMAFINVDDVPELAGHLSIFTAPVLILYVDGKEVLREARFVHLDQFQHKITKIYQLAGDTEPN
- a CDS encoding DNA-binding GntR family transcriptional regulator (product_source=COG1802; cath_funfam=1.10.10.10,1.20.120.530; cog=COG1802; pfam=PF00392,PF07729; smart=SM00345,SM00895; superfamily=46785), giving the protein MDEKSSAPNHHKNTVQQFVTKKLREAILNGTLKKGDRVVQEEWASKLGVSRMPIREALQQLAVEGLVKIEPHKGAVATPITEEDIEEIYSIRTALESLAVVKSLPYLTDDDKKEIENILIKMESLNIAETNIDEYIHLHDQFHKCLRKRCPWQRVNSMVNRLGILPIATNLLVDHYNETQKDHRLIYEAIVRNSPSELKAAIEYHMLKTKNNIMDSIKKLSQICEEEKSEN